The following nucleotide sequence is from Hydrogenispora ethanolica.
TCACGGCGTAGGGTGGTTTCTATCTCCACCAAGTCATCGTAATGAGCTGGGTGGTGATATTGAGCGCCGGCTTCCACCAGAGGAAGCAGCCAACCTTTTGCTTCACAATCCCGATATGTCAAACCTTTCTGGCGCATCCACTCGGTCCTTCCCACTTCAAACCAGATGAGATAGACCGAATGATGCACAAAACCCATATTATCAGTCTCTTGATATCGTACCCGAAAACTCGTTTTACAACTTGCCTCATTCATGGTGGTTTTCTCCAATTACTGTATTCATTCCAACTTCAAACTGTTCGAGACAGAATAGAACCTTCTTTATTATTCCGGCCTTTT
It contains:
- a CDS encoding acyl-CoA thioesterase codes for the protein MNEASCKTSFRVRYQETDNMGFVHHSVYLIWFEVGRTEWMRQKGLTYRDCEAKGWLLPLVEAGAQYHHPAHYDDLVEIETTLRREKGVSFRFDYIVKNMADGLILATGFTKHVCIGLDHKINRAATKRLQQLFM